One window from the genome of Lathamus discolor isolate bLatDis1 chromosome 8, bLatDis1.hap1, whole genome shotgun sequence encodes:
- the DUOXA2 gene encoding dual oxidase maturation factor 2 isoform X1 yields the protein MTLIDGVYPFYLQQRKVSVFDVSTIIVIVVFLTFACSFLLIIPGIRGRVRLYWTLRVLFSLIMGVVIVTVQFTGDWETGWVRANTSYKSFSPGLVSADIGLHIGLAGVNISLRGNPVNQVNETIDYNEHFPWSFSADYDQSYSQGLERGLPRPILYVAEKFTTRSPCSMQRQYRISSHYASATLWVAFCSWLISNMLFSMPVLVYGGYMLLVTGAFMIFSLLSFSTVRNSPMCLIQFGAATLHTGYGGSFWITLVIGLLCFVAGISVVTLHYCNLDFLKTFFDLRENKAEEFQEMTEVYINFHFANRGLSPSQPSELNTNII from the exons ATGACTCTCATTGATGGCGTGTACCCCTTCTACCTGCAGCAGAGAAAAGTCTCCGTGTTTGATGTCAGCACCATCATAGTGATCGTGGTCTTCCTAACATTTGCTTGCAGCTTCCTGCTCATTATCCCAGGCATCCGCGGACGGGTG AGGCTGTACTGGACTCTCCGGGTTCTCTTCAGCCTCATCATGGGAGTGGTGATCGTCA CTGTGCAGTTCACTGGAGACTGGGAGACCGGCTGGGTGAGGGCGAACACCTCCTACAAGTCCTTCAGCCCAGGCCTGGTGAGCGCGGACATCGGGCTGCACATCGGCCTGGCGGGGGTGAACATCTCCCTCAGGG GAAACCCAGTGAATCAGGTCAACGAGACCATCGACTACAATGAGCACTTTCCCTGGAGCTTCAGTGCAGACTATGACCAGAGCTACAGCCAAGGACTGGAGAGGGGGCTGCCCAGGCCCATCCTCTACGTGGCAGAGAAGTTCACTACGCGAAGCCCCTGCAGCATGCAGAGGCAGTACCGCATCTCCAGCCACTATGCATCAGCCACTCTCTG GGTGGCCTTTTGCTCTTGGCTCATCTCCAACATGCTCTTTTCTATGCCTGTCCTAGTCTATGGAGGCTACATGCTCCTCGTCACAGGGGCCTTCATGATCTTTTCGCTGCTGTCATTCTCCACTGTGAGAAACTCCCCGATGTGCCTGATCCAGTTTGGAGCTGCGACCCTGCACACAGGCTATGGAGGATCCTTCTGGATCACGCTGGTGATTG GCTTGCTCTGTTTTGTGGCTGGGATCAGTGTTGTCACACTGCACTACTGCAACTTGGACTTCCTGAAAACTTTCTTTGATCTCCGCgagaacaaagcagaagagtTCCAGGAGATGACTGAAGTGTACATCAACTTTCATTTTGCGAACAGAGGCCTATCTCCTTCTCAGCCCTCCGAACTCAACACCAACATTATTTAG
- the DUOXA1 gene encoding dual oxidase maturation factor 1 encodes MTLWNGSFPFYPGANPCFPFDTTWAVIVSIFLAMLATFIIILPGIRGRGRLFWFLRVVMGLFVGAVVLTIQFTRDWETGWVTANTSYKSFSHALVNVDIGLHIGLAGVNVTLVGNPVHQLNETISYNEHFAWSFDADYDHSYDEGLEKGLPSPILYVAEKFTSQSPCGVHRQYRISSHYASLTLWMAFCTWLVSILLFSMPILLYGGYMLLLTAALMLFSLLFFFTARSTAKCPIRFGTAALKTDYGGSFWLTLVTGLLCLLLGLGVIILNSVQPEKLKLVFNLDERKGEEEEGWDKPYLPANPSSSAQDMLMVPLSELCEVTATQQ; translated from the exons atgACGCTATGGAATGGCTCCTTCCCCTTCTACCCTGGTGCCAATCCGTGCTTCCCCTTTGACACCACCTGGGCCGTCATTGTCTCCATCTTCCTCGCCATGTTGGCCACTTTCATCATCATCCTGCCAGGGATCCGGGGCAGGGGG CGACTCTTCTGGTTCTTGCGGGTGGTGATGGGTCTCTTCGTGGGAGCGGTGGTCCTCA CCATACAGTTCACCAGGGACTGGGAGACCGGCTGGGTGACGGCAAACACCTCCTACAAGTCCTTCAGTCATGCCCTAGTAAATGTGGACATTGGGCTGCACATTGGCCTGGCGGGGGTGAATGTCACACTGGTGG GAAACCCAGTGCATCAGCTCAATGAGACCATCAGCTACAACGAGCACTTTGCCTGGAGCTTCGATGCAGACTACGATCACAGCTATGATGAAGGCCTGGAGAAGGGGCTCCCCAGTCCCATCCTCTACGTGGCGGAGAAGTTCACCTCCCAAAGCCCCTGCGGCGTGCACAGGCAGTACCGCATTTCCAGCCACTACGCCTCCCTCACACTGTG GATGGCCTTTTGCACATGGCTCGTTTCCATCCTGTTGTTCTCCATGCCCATCCTGCTCTATGGTGGCTACATGCTTCTGCTCACTGCCGCACTGatgctcttctcactgctcTTCTTCTTCACTGCACGGAGCACCGCTAAGTGCCCCATCCGGTTTGGCACAGCTGCCTTGAAAACAGACTATGGAGGATCCTTTTGGCTGACGTTAGTGACAG ggctgctgtgcctgcttCTGGGGCTGGGTGTCATCATCTTAAACTCTGTGCAGCCAGAGAAACTGAAGCTTGTCTTTAACCTGGAcgagagaaagggagaagaagaggaggggTGGGACAAGCCCTACCTGCCTGCCAATCCCAGCTCTTCTGCGCAGGACATGCTGATGGTGCCCCTCAGTGAACTTTGCGAGGTGACAGCCACCCAGCAGTAA
- the DUOXA2 gene encoding dual oxidase maturation factor 2 isoform X2 has protein sequence MTLIDGVYPFYLQQRKVSVFDVSTIIVIVVFLTFACSFLLIIPGIRGRVRLYWTLRVLFSLIMGVVIVTVQFTGDWETGWVRANTSYKSFSPGLVSADIGLHIGLAGVNISLRGNPVNQVNETIDYNEHFPWSFSADYDQSYSQGLERGLPRPILYVAEKFTTRSPCSMQRQYRISSHYASATLCLWRLHAPRHRGLHDLFAAVILHCEKLPDVPDPVWSCDPAHRLWRILLDHAGDWLALFCGWDQCCHTALLQLGLPENFL, from the exons ATGACTCTCATTGATGGCGTGTACCCCTTCTACCTGCAGCAGAGAAAAGTCTCCGTGTTTGATGTCAGCACCATCATAGTGATCGTGGTCTTCCTAACATTTGCTTGCAGCTTCCTGCTCATTATCCCAGGCATCCGCGGACGGGTG AGGCTGTACTGGACTCTCCGGGTTCTCTTCAGCCTCATCATGGGAGTGGTGATCGTCA CTGTGCAGTTCACTGGAGACTGGGAGACCGGCTGGGTGAGGGCGAACACCTCCTACAAGTCCTTCAGCCCAGGCCTGGTGAGCGCGGACATCGGGCTGCACATCGGCCTGGCGGGGGTGAACATCTCCCTCAGGG GAAACCCAGTGAATCAGGTCAACGAGACCATCGACTACAATGAGCACTTTCCCTGGAGCTTCAGTGCAGACTATGACCAGAGCTACAGCCAAGGACTGGAGAGGGGGCTGCCCAGGCCCATCCTCTACGTGGCAGAGAAGTTCACTACGCGAAGCCCCTGCAGCATGCAGAGGCAGTACCGCATCTCCAGCCACTATGCATCAGCCACTCTCTG TCTATGGAGGCTACATGCTCCTCGTCACAGGGGCCTTCATGATCTTTTCGCTGCTGTCATTCTCCACTGTGAGAAACTCCCCGATGTGCCTGATCCAGTTTGGAGCTGCGACCCTGCACACAGGCTATGGAGGATCCTTCTGGATCACGCTGGTGATTG GCTTGCTCTGTTTTGTGGCTGGGATCAGTGTTGTCACACTGCACTACTGCAACTTGGACTTCCTGAAAACTTTCTTTGA